Genomic window (Pararge aegeria chromosome 22, ilParAegt1.1, whole genome shotgun sequence):
CTCAACCAACATCTTAGGTACAGACAGGGTCTTAATAGAATTGGACAAAAGATAAACTTACCAGACCACATTAACTCAAAGGGGAAGGAAATTTGGTGAAATACCTCTTAAGTAATCAATAATCTTACTATGGCTGGAAAAGCCAATGGCAATAtaggaaaatataaatatttcttttaagtgaatataaatttgTCTTTTACCACCCTATAGGATAGAAATAGAAACAATGTTACCCAAACAAAATGTACTCATAAAGTAAAATGTGTGATGAGATTTAAGGACTTCACACACAGCAgctataatgtatattaatgtACATTACATCCTGGGATGTATAGCTTTAAATGTAATGTATCTTTCCCTTCATTCCATTGGTGAACATCTCGATTGATGCACTTTCCAGCTGCTAAGGTTTTATACAGTGtgttggtatttttaataaataaataatgacatatacatcaccatctagacccaaatttAAGCagtgcttgtgttatgggtaccaaaaTGACTGAcgattatatttatgaataatatacatagatacttataatttaaagataaacacccagatactgaaaaacattaatgttcatcacaaaaacattttccagttttgggaatcgaaccctctgccttggactcagaaagcagggttgctgcccactgcaccattcGGCTGTCCAATGTTGTGATAATATGGATCTGTTGAGATacttattactaaattaaatcatGTTTCtcctttaatattaaaaatatttaacaccatgaatgattttgtttttatatgaactttaattattattaaactctcaGATGCCATTGATCTAAGTATATGCAGTGAATATTTTCCTTCTTACAACAGTGACTCAGTTAATCTGTTGTATGTCTGCTATTCATAGGTAAAAAATTGACACATCTCATACACCCatctattgatttaattttcttagtatttgttaagaaaattaaatcaatagttGGGTGTATGAGATGTGTcctatataatagtgtagaaaaaggaacaaacaaaaaattacttgGAGCTGCTTCCAATGTCTGCAGAAATTAtggttttaatttcttataattgATGCAATATTCATATCCCTAACCTACCCAAACGCTAGCGATATTTGTAATAGTTTATGATAACTAACATCAATATAGAGTTACTGAAGATCAGATAGATTAATTAAAGGGGGTTATAttttgacaattaaaaaaattgtggcaTGGAAAAAATGTTCATGAAATGCATATTAGAAGATTTATTAAACTCCTTGTTAGCAAACCaaattctgtatgttattatgAAGTGTTTAATAAATGAGAAGCAGGAttggaatttataaataaacagtatTTCATTaagtcttatttaattaattatgaaataatcttaatgttaaaaaaatatagtaattcAAGAAGTAACAAttgaaatacttatatttaaaaataatgatataaagAAAACTGCAATATGCACTATAGATCAATAATTCACTATTACCCATCACAAATCTATTTAACAGAAGAAAACTTAGCTTTACGCTTctctaatttttctttattttcaatgtCTGTCATTATTGCTGACACAGACTGACCAAATCGTTCAGCCCTTTTCTTGAATTTATCCAAATTATCAGACACTGAACCAGTATTTGTGTTATCAAGTATGCTGTTACTAGTGGTTGTCCTTTGGTTAAATCGTTCTTTTCTGGCCTCTTTTCGTTGCTCATCTGTCATTTTTACTGGCAAGCCAAATCTTTTTGCACGCATCTCTAATCTTGTTTTAGGATCAATGTCAGcagttattttgattttattatttggagTTTTTATACTCAGATCTGGCTCTGGTGGtgtaacctcctcctttttgtcTTCTTCCGGTTTGGTAGAACTGGATGTTATGGAAATTGTCCGATTCAAAACAATTTTCTTTGCACCTGCCTCCTTGTTTTGTGTTGCTTTCGTTTCCGAAGTGATTTTCCTCTTTAACGTTCTCTGTGGTTTTGTTTCTGTAGGCTGCTTTGGCGGAGAGACTTCTTCGAGTGCGAACTCTTCGTTTAAGGTGTCTACAGCTACATCATCCAAGATATCGTTTTGGCTTTTATCGTCTTCGTCTTCTAGCACTCCGTCTGAATCTATTTCATCTGAATCAAGATTAATATCTCCGTGATCCTCTTGAGACATTGCTGCTTGTAATCTCGCTAGGAGCTCCGCTTTATCACCGGCGTACGATAGTCCACGTGATTTAAGTTCTTTTCGTAACTCTACTACCTTCATCTTACTGATATCGCTTAAAACAGAATCTGCCATTATAAAAAAAGACTATTtagatacctatttatttactagATAATAGATATAAAGTTATAAATCTTCTAAATTTTACACAacacagcttttatttaattttgacagATTAACACCACAGACAGCGAGGCGGTGCGCggtaatatacattttttttaaattttattaatgactACAGCTCTGGACTTTTGAGCCTCAGATAAATTAGTGTGTGTGTCCCAATGAGTACACAACAAATTTAAATGAGACAAAACCTACAAAGTAtccgtttttaattcaaaatgagGGGTTAATAAGAGAATTATGATTAGATACCTGTACAAATTTTAGTCTTTATTCGTGTACGAATGTAGCATATCCGCACTTCTTCAAAAGTATACATGgagatacatattttatttcaactaaGAGAATCCAAATAAAAGATTCATCAGTCAGTCTGTCCAATAATTTTCAAGGTATGactaatttatgttaatatGATTGCCTGGTTTATTGTGCAGTCACGGCATGAAAAGGTTCGTCGATTTTGAATAGATTCGTTCAACGTACCTATCTATCGCTAGCACATATTACTTTTTGAAACCATGTTACAGAATAGATTGGAGTTAGTGCAAATCATATTTAATTGTTCGTTCGTAAAGTTCAAAATTGTTCAGATCAAAGTCGTTTGACTATCTTTAAATcttgtttttatgtttgataAACTTCTTGTTGGTTCAACCTGCCATTATTATTTCTTGCCAacgaatcaatcaatcaatctaaTCAAATCAATTCGCCCAAATATATGGTGTTTGTCCAAGAGTGATAAGAAACGCATTACGTTCAATGGCATTACATTATAGGCGACCcgtaaaaaaaaagatgctcTGACAACGGCTCATAAGGAATCACGTTAAAGTTTTTACAACTGTACTTGGAGTCCGTTTTTTCAATGGTTCAACAGGCATAGTGATATAGTGATGATACCCTGGCCGGCATGATCTGCAGATTTAAACCCGATAGAAAACTTATGGGGTTTAATGGTATAGCAATGggaaaaaacaaatgaaaggaCCAAAGAGGCTATAGAAACCACTGC
Coding sequences:
- the LOC120633920 gene encoding SAP domain-containing ribonucleoprotein; translated protein: MADSVLSDISKMKVVELRKELKSRGLSYAGDKAELLARLQAAMSQEDHGDINLDSDEIDSDGVLEDEDDKSQNDILDDVAVDTLNEEFALEEVSPPKQPTETKPQRTLKRKITSETKATQNKEAGAKKIVLNRTISITSSSTKPEEDKKEEVTPPEPDLSIKTPNNKIKITADIDPKTRLEMRAKRFGLPVKMTDEQRKEARKERFNQRTTTSNSILDNTNTGSVSDNLDKFKKRAERFGQSVSAIMTDIENKEKLEKRKAKFSSVK